The window GGTGCGTGAGCGGGCCGAAGCGGTGACGCGCAGCGTGGTGGAGGATCCGAAGGACCCTTTCCGCGTCGCCGAACTCTCATCTTCCGCGCTGAAAGACGATCCCGCCCTGCTCAACGACGAAGCCGCCGCGATCTGCTTTGGCGGCGGGCGGCGAGTCTTGAGGGTCGTGAAGCCGGAAGAGACCCTGGCCGCCCAGTTCGAGAGGTTTCTCGCCGAGCTTCCAGGCGACGCTCTGCTGGTGATCGAAGCCGAGGACCTGACGCCCCGCTCGAAGATTCGCGGGCTGTTCGAAAAGGCGGAGAGCGGCGCCGCGGTCGCCTGCTACCGGGACGAGGACCGCAATCTCACCCAATTGCTGCGCGACAGTTTGAAGGAGGCTGGCTTTTCGATCAGCCACGACGCCCTGGCTTACTTGAGCGGCAATCTGGGCAGCAACCGGCAGGTCACGCGGCGGGAGATCGAAAAGCTGGTGACCTACAAGGGGCCGCCGGAGGCCGGCAACGCCGAGATTGCCCTGGACGACGTCCTGGCCACCGTGGGCGACAGCGCCCATCTGACGCTTGACGATCTCTCCCGCGCCGGGGCGGATGGCGAGCTCGCCGCCGTG of the Limibacillus sp. genome contains:
- the holA gene encoding DNA polymerase III subunit delta, producing MKIDARSADRFTQKPDPKIRAVLLYGPDGGLVRERAEAVTRSVVEDPKDPFRVAELSSSALKDDPALLNDEAAAICFGGGRRVLRVVKPEETLAAQFERFLAELPGDALLVIEAEDLTPRSKIRGLFEKAESGAAVACYRDEDRNLTQLLRDSLKEAGFSISHDALAYLSGNLGSNRQVTRREIEKLVTYKGPPEAGNAEIALDDVLATVGDSAHLTLDDLSRAGADGELAAVERILEKAFAEGANAIPVLRAVSGHFMRLATARSLMDAGRSAEQAMSQLRPPIFFKMKGPFGAQLNLWSSARLGQAINRLLECELACKRTGAPAALLTSRALFEITARAPRQRR